The following coding sequences lie in one Euhalothece natronophila Z-M001 genomic window:
- a CDS encoding DUF2811 domain-containing protein, with the protein MNTNVSLSAKIPQELHESLQTYLAENPNWDQDRLLAAALSLFLLQNSQNKVKQSSQTYRSCAQVYLETLFG; encoded by the coding sequence GTGAATACAAATGTTAGTCTTTCCGCCAAAATTCCCCAAGAACTTCACGAGTCCTTACAAACCTACCTGGCAGAAAATCCGAATTGGGATCAAGATCGTCTGTTAGCCGCTGCTTTATCCCTCTTTTTGCTCCAAAATAGTCAAAATAAGGTGAAACAAAGTTCGCAAACCTATCGCAGTTGCGCTCAGGTTTATTTGGAAACCCTTTTTGGTTAG